In Desulfovibrio sp. 86, the following proteins share a genomic window:
- a CDS encoding YigZ family protein — protein MSRYAVPAASPDQPHCTEIVIRRSRFLTLCAHTPGPVAARAFVEEIRRRHADATHNCWAYAAGAPGHTAQIGSSDDGEPHGTAGRPMLQVMLHSGVGELCVVVSRWFGGVKLGTGGLVRAYQDSVRENLSSLPLVERVPKARLALTVEYAHVDALRRLLPTFEAQTATEDYAAQAHLTLLLPEEHLAQFELALAGLSNGSALCQRMEEDV, from the coding sequence ATGAGCCGTTACGCCGTTCCTGCCGCCAGCCCGGATCAGCCGCACTGCACGGAAATAGTCATCCGCCGCAGCCGCTTTCTCACCCTTTGCGCCCACACGCCAGGGCCGGTTGCCGCCCGCGCTTTTGTGGAAGAAATCCGCAGGCGTCACGCGGACGCCACCCATAATTGCTGGGCGTACGCGGCGGGAGCGCCGGGGCATACGGCCCAGATAGGCTCTTCCGACGATGGCGAACCCCACGGCACAGCCGGTCGGCCCATGTTGCAGGTAATGCTGCACAGCGGCGTGGGCGAGTTGTGCGTGGTGGTGAGCCGCTGGTTCGGCGGGGTCAAACTCGGCACTGGCGGCCTTGTGCGCGCCTATCAGGATAGCGTGCGCGAAAATCTGTCTTCCCTTCCTCTGGTGGAACGTGTGCCGAAGGCCCGCCTGGCCCTTACGGTGGAATACGCCCATGTGGACGCCCTGCGCCGTTTGCTGCCGACCTTTGAGGCGCAGACAGCTACCGAGGATTATGCGGCCCAGGCCCACTTGACGCTGCTGCTGCCTGAAGAGCATCTGGCGCAGTTCGAGCTTGCCCTGGCAGGACTGAGCAATGGTTCGGCCCTTTGCCAGCGCATGGAAGAAGACGTCTGA
- a CDS encoding sensor domain-containing diguanylate cyclase → MRRCLKDCRHFFVALAISLSLTLLGAGFLVQRNAQMRTAELKSVFTLQRDKLTSTLTKYLYKTQSLASIAITNNGKIDSFEQVAAALLDDPCIQALALAPKGIISHVYPLRDNEVLLGKDILSYSFGCWEVVRQARHSSHMVMAGPVPLITGGTGLVGRLSVYTGGKNAPKQFWGIVCIALNFPEVLKAAELRLLDELGLPYEIWRNSPYDGKRQILATGASRESRGAPYLEMPVHILNAKWFFKLSAKRAWYQLPETWLYIGFSLLLSVLFSMLVQRRHDMALAHRRLEEIVYIDALTGCLNRRGLFNDLGQRIETDPEEKFSLYYLDLNKFKPINDTYGHKAGDRVLQHFTATMRKYAPKPHALARIGGDEFILILPGENNVARTREALENARRELAKGLPSEGIPVAITFSVGTAVYPDQGTDMDALLSQADQAMYRDKQSHGSVRNTPRG, encoded by the coding sequence ATGCGCAGATGTTTGAAAGACTGTCGGCACTTTTTCGTGGCGCTTGCAATTTCACTGTCGCTGACCTTGCTGGGAGCAGGGTTTCTTGTGCAGCGCAACGCGCAGATGCGCACAGCTGAGCTCAAGAGCGTATTTACGTTGCAAAGAGATAAACTGACAAGCACTCTGACAAAATATTTGTATAAAACACAGTCACTTGCTTCCATTGCCATTACGAACAACGGAAAAATCGACAGCTTTGAGCAGGTAGCGGCCGCACTTCTTGACGACCCATGTATTCAGGCCCTTGCCCTGGCGCCTAAGGGCATCATAAGCCATGTGTATCCCCTACGGGACAACGAGGTTCTGCTGGGCAAGGACATACTGTCCTACTCTTTCGGCTGTTGGGAAGTGGTACGGCAGGCCAGACACAGCAGCCATATGGTCATGGCGGGCCCTGTACCCCTCATAACAGGCGGCACGGGTCTGGTGGGCCGTCTGTCGGTCTACACCGGCGGCAAGAACGCACCCAAACAGTTCTGGGGGATTGTCTGTATTGCTCTCAATTTTCCTGAAGTGCTGAAGGCCGCGGAGTTGCGACTGCTTGACGAACTGGGGCTGCCCTATGAAATCTGGCGCAACAGCCCCTACGACGGAAAGCGCCAGATACTCGCCACGGGCGCCAGCCGTGAATCCAGGGGCGCTCCCTACCTGGAAATGCCAGTGCACATACTCAATGCCAAGTGGTTTTTCAAGCTTTCTGCAAAAAGGGCCTGGTACCAGCTCCCGGAAACATGGCTTTACATTGGCTTCAGCCTGCTGCTCAGCGTGCTGTTTTCCATGCTGGTGCAGCGCAGACATGACATGGCGCTGGCGCATCGCCGTTTGGAAGAGATTGTATATATCGACGCCCTGACAGGCTGTCTCAACAGGCGCGGGCTCTTTAACGATCTTGGGCAGCGGATCGAAACCGACCCTGAAGAGAAATTCAGCCTGTACTATCTGGATCTGAACAAATTCAAGCCCATCAACGACACGTACGGACACAAGGCCGGGGATAGGGTGTTGCAGCATTTTACGGCCACCATGCGCAAATACGCTCCCAAGCCCCACGCTCTGGCCCGCATAGGCGGTGACGAATTCATTCTCATACTGCCGGGAGAAAATAACGTGGCCCGGACACGGGAGGCCCTGGAAAATGCGCGCCGTGAACTGGCAAAAGGATTGCCCTCCGAGGGCATTCCCGTCGCCATTACCTTCAGCGTGGGCACGGCCGTTTACCCCGACCAGGGAACGGATATGGACGCGCTGCTTTCACAGGCTGACCAGGCCATGTACAGGGACAAGCAGTCACACGGCAGCGTGCGCAATACGCCCCGTGGATAG
- a CDS encoding efflux RND transporter periplasmic adaptor subunit → MTPFDNRPPTPFFSCTSLTGQLRRAPFPRALLLALSLALLPALNGCFGDSQKTSGPPAAPVRTATVARADVPRLLHVVGNVRASASVGVRPRVAGEIQQVHFTEGQDVQEGQPLVTIDPRPFEAVLREKRGMLAKSQAQLNKALDDMARYGKLVGGGYVSREAYEQTATQAAALRATVQSDKAAEESAALDLAYCTVVAPISGRVGALNVDKGNMIKSTDATPIVSIDTLSPIYVGFSVPEAHLPVILDRMATESVPVTATPTGAQPEHGLLTLIDNTVDTRTGTIRLRATFENADRHLWPGQFVQVELPLGMGEQVLTVPSRAVQSGRDESYVYVVDKDNRAAYRTVKALFEHKGITVVEGTLGEGELVVIDGQVRLAPGLPVKVVE, encoded by the coding sequence ATGACGCCCTTTGACAACCGCCCGCCGACGCCATTTTTTTCCTGTACCAGCCTTACGGGGCAGCTACGGCGCGCCCCCTTCCCGCGGGCGCTGCTGCTGGCCCTGAGCCTTGCGTTGCTTCCAGCCCTGAACGGCTGCTTTGGCGATAGCCAGAAAACTTCCGGCCCGCCTGCGGCTCCTGTGCGCACGGCCACTGTGGCCCGTGCCGATGTGCCGCGCCTGCTGCATGTGGTGGGCAACGTGCGGGCATCGGCCTCTGTGGGCGTCAGACCGCGCGTGGCGGGCGAAATACAGCAGGTTCACTTTACCGAAGGGCAGGACGTGCAAGAAGGGCAACCCCTTGTCACCATAGACCCGCGCCCTTTCGAGGCTGTCCTGCGTGAAAAGCGCGGCATGCTGGCCAAATCGCAGGCCCAACTCAACAAGGCCCTGGATGACATGGCGCGCTACGGAAAGCTGGTGGGCGGCGGCTATGTGAGCCGCGAAGCCTACGAACAAACCGCCACCCAGGCCGCAGCGTTGCGCGCCACGGTACAGTCCGACAAGGCTGCCGAGGAAAGCGCGGCCCTTGACCTTGCCTACTGCACAGTGGTGGCCCCCATAAGCGGACGGGTTGGGGCGCTCAATGTGGACAAGGGCAACATGATTAAGTCCACTGACGCAACGCCCATTGTGAGCATCGACACCCTTTCGCCCATCTATGTGGGTTTTTCCGTGCCGGAGGCCCATCTGCCCGTCATACTTGACCGCATGGCCACCGAAAGCGTCCCCGTGACCGCCACGCCCACAGGCGCGCAGCCGGAACACGGGCTGCTGACCCTCATCGACAATACCGTGGACACGCGCACCGGCACCATCCGCCTGCGGGCCACCTTTGAAAACGCCGACCGCCACTTGTGGCCAGGCCAGTTCGTGCAGGTGGAACTGCCCCTTGGCATGGGGGAACAGGTGCTCACCGTGCCCTCGCGCGCGGTGCAGTCCGGCCGGGATGAATCCTATGTGTATGTAGTGGACAAGGACAACCGCGCCGCCTACCGCACAGTGAAGGCCCTGTTTGAGCACAAAGGAATCACCGTAGTGGAAGGGACATTGGGCGAAGGCGAGCTGGTGGTCATTGACGGCCAGGTGCGCCTTGCCCCTGGCCTGCCTGTGAAAGTGGTGGAATAA
- the rpsT gene encoding 30S ribosomal protein S20, which yields MANHKSAIKRHRQSLQRAGRNRAARTRVKNAIKQVRSAITGTDKAQANEALVAATSVLSKAASKGAMHWKKAARKISRLARAVNGIEA from the coding sequence GTGGCCAACCATAAGTCAGCCATCAAGCGTCACAGGCAGAGCTTGCAGAGGGCCGGTCGTAACCGCGCCGCCCGTACCCGCGTGAAGAACGCCATCAAACAGGTGCGCTCCGCCATCACGGGCACCGACAAGGCTCAGGCCAATGAAGCTCTGGTGGCCGCCACTTCCGTGCTTTCCAAGGCTGCCAGCAAGGGCGCCATGCACTGGAAGAAGGCTGCGCGCAAGATTTCGCGTCTGGCTCGCGCCGTTAACGGCATCGAAGCCTAG
- the glyQ gene encoding glycine--tRNA ligase subunit alpha translates to MYFQDVILTLQDYWARQGCVIEQPSGVECGAGTFNPHTFLRVIGPEPWSVAYVEPSRRPTDGRYGENPNRLQRYFQFQVIMKPSPDNVQDLYLQSLNALGINPAQHDIRFVEDDWESPTLGAWGLGWEVWLNGMEVSQFTYFQQVGGIDLSPVSVELTYGLERLTMYLQGVESVYDLAWNKDVTYGHIYHQNEVEQSRHNFEVSDAQMLLRHFSDFEGQCKAMLELGLPWPAYDYCLKCSHTFNLLDARGAISITERTGYIGRVRALAAGVARLYAAQREELGYPMLKKDAR, encoded by the coding sequence ATGTATTTTCAGGACGTGATACTCACCCTACAAGATTACTGGGCCAGGCAGGGCTGCGTCATTGAGCAGCCCTCCGGTGTGGAATGCGGGGCAGGCACCTTCAACCCCCATACCTTTTTGCGTGTTATCGGTCCCGAACCCTGGAGCGTGGCCTACGTGGAACCTTCACGGCGTCCCACGGACGGCCGCTACGGCGAAAATCCCAACCGCCTGCAACGCTATTTCCAGTTTCAGGTCATCATGAAGCCCTCGCCGGACAACGTGCAGGACCTCTATCTGCAAAGCCTCAATGCCCTGGGCATCAATCCCGCCCAGCACGACATACGCTTTGTGGAAGACGACTGGGAATCCCCCACCCTCGGCGCCTGGGGGCTTGGCTGGGAAGTATGGCTCAACGGCATGGAAGTAAGCCAGTTCACCTACTTTCAGCAGGTGGGCGGCATTGACCTTTCGCCCGTGAGCGTTGAACTGACCTACGGCCTTGAACGCCTGACCATGTATCTTCAGGGTGTGGAATCCGTTTACGATCTGGCCTGGAACAAGGATGTGACCTATGGCCACATCTACCACCAGAACGAAGTGGAACAGTCACGCCACAATTTTGAAGTCAGCGACGCGCAAATGCTGCTGCGCCATTTCAGTGATTTTGAAGGCCAGTGCAAGGCCATGCTGGAACTGGGCCTGCCCTGGCCCGCCTATGATTACTGCCTGAAGTGTTCGCATACCTTCAACCTGCTGGATGCGCGCGGGGCCATATCCATCACTGAACGCACCGGCTACATCGGCCGGGTGCGGGCCCTGGCGGCGGGCGTGGCCCGCCTGTACGCGGCTCAGCGCGAAGAACTGGGCTATCCCATGCTCAAAAAGGATGCGAGGTAA
- the recO gene encoding DNA repair protein RecO, producing MTEWADHALVLRMGHFRESDLWLKTLCRKHGLLTLFAFGGSRSRRRFCGCLDVLNSLHCRVKTSPRGGFLNLEEAVLLNGPQALRRDWRRMGLAANCLRFVEALGVGDEGADEAFVLVEDMRRTLEEAASLPALFPLFFRLRLAGALGFAPSLDVCGHCGCELSGPGQFVVDEGHVRCPSCRAEAGPVRYGVELSADGLDLLRHVQQELPSAWHAEELPPADRRACSRVIDGFVQYHLGLAWEGGFFRRV from the coding sequence ATGACGGAATGGGCCGATCACGCGCTTGTGCTGCGGATGGGGCACTTTCGTGAGTCGGACCTCTGGCTGAAAACCCTCTGTCGCAAGCACGGCCTGCTGACGCTGTTCGCCTTTGGCGGCAGCAGAAGCAGGCGTCGCTTTTGCGGCTGTCTTGACGTGCTCAACAGTCTGCACTGCCGGGTGAAAACCTCGCCGCGCGGCGGGTTTCTCAACCTGGAAGAAGCCGTGCTGCTGAACGGCCCCCAGGCGCTGCGGCGCGACTGGCGGCGTATGGGCCTTGCCGCCAATTGCCTGCGCTTTGTGGAGGCTCTTGGTGTGGGAGACGAAGGGGCGGACGAAGCCTTTGTGCTGGTGGAAGACATGCGGCGAACCCTTGAGGAAGCCGCATCCCTGCCCGCGCTTTTTCCCCTTTTCTTCCGCCTGCGCCTGGCGGGCGCTCTGGGCTTTGCGCCAAGCCTCGACGTGTGCGGTCACTGCGGCTGTGAACTGAGCGGCCCCGGACAGTTTGTGGTGGACGAAGGGCACGTGCGCTGCCCATCCTGCCGTGCCGAGGCCGGGCCAGTGCGCTATGGCGTGGAACTGAGCGCCGACGGGCTTGACCTTTTGCGCCATGTGCAGCAAGAATTGCCATCCGCCTGGCACGCGGAGGAACTGCCTCCAGCGGACCGGCGGGCCTGCTCGCGGGTTATTGACGGTTTTGTGCAATACCACCTGGGGTTGGCGTGGGAGGGGGGCTTTTTTCGCCGCGTATGA
- the glyS gene encoding glycine--tRNA ligase subunit beta: MATFVLEIGSEELPSRFLAPEEAELSARFAAALDEAGLEYGDLRVMSTPRRAVVMIENLNPVQVEREDIVAGPPVRVAYDANGKATKALEGFVRTNGCTLDDVFQQETEKGVYVAVRKHTGGAHANGLLAAICPAVIAALPFAKRMRWGNYSFAYARPLRWILALLDSEVIPFEVGPITSGRETCGHRIHGPGPFAVAHADDFLKTLAGPCAITLDPAQRRKIIIEGGNAQAVAAKGKVLWKDSLLDEVQGLAEHPVPLLADFDPAYLEVPREVLLTSMESHQKSFGIEDAQGQLLPHFLTVLNITPEDMDIVKRGWERVLRARLDDARFFWRADLRETFDHWLQKLDTVIFIGGLGSMGDKTRRLEALCQWLAEKCAPDLASDAARAGRLSKADLVSGLVGEFDTLQGIMGGIYAGRKGENATVAQAVAEQYLPAGPDSPLPGSMGGALLSLADKADTLAGCFGLGMIPTGAADPNGLRRCALGIIRIVLDFGLPLDMRQVFAKAQELYGDRQWKLPPAEALDKLMEFFAARLRNYFMSQGQDTLLVDAVLGAGSAQVKECGARLTALAAFSREAGFAEAAQTFKRVANILRKQGQAEEIPAQWAADLLQEDAEKALAATLDQLLPKLDQMWTAQDHAGALACLSEVRPAVDAFFDGVMVMCDDPALRRNRLAMLQALGGRFARLADFAALQM, encoded by the coding sequence GTGGCCACCTTTGTGCTTGAAATTGGCAGCGAAGAACTGCCCTCCCGTTTTCTGGCTCCCGAAGAGGCGGAACTCTCCGCAAGGTTTGCCGCAGCCCTTGATGAAGCCGGTCTGGAATATGGCGATCTGCGCGTCATGAGCACGCCGCGGCGCGCCGTGGTCATGATTGAAAATCTCAATCCCGTGCAGGTTGAACGCGAGGACATCGTGGCCGGCCCGCCCGTCCGCGTGGCCTATGACGCCAACGGCAAGGCCACCAAGGCCCTTGAAGGCTTTGTGCGCACCAACGGCTGCACCCTTGACGACGTTTTTCAGCAGGAAACCGAAAAAGGCGTCTATGTCGCCGTGCGCAAGCACACCGGCGGCGCGCACGCCAACGGTCTTCTGGCGGCCATATGCCCGGCCGTCATCGCGGCCCTGCCCTTTGCCAAGCGCATGCGCTGGGGCAATTACTCCTTTGCCTATGCCCGGCCCCTGCGCTGGATACTGGCCCTGCTGGACAGCGAGGTCATCCCCTTCGAGGTTGGCCCCATAACCTCCGGGCGCGAAACCTGCGGCCACCGCATCCACGGCCCCGGCCCCTTTGCCGTGGCCCATGCCGACGATTTTCTGAAAACCCTGGCCGGGCCCTGCGCCATCACCCTTGACCCCGCGCAGCGCCGCAAGATCATCATCGAGGGCGGCAATGCCCAGGCCGTGGCCGCCAAGGGCAAGGTTCTGTGGAAAGACAGCCTCCTTGACGAAGTACAGGGACTTGCCGAGCATCCCGTGCCCCTGCTGGCGGATTTTGATCCGGCCTACCTTGAGGTTCCGCGCGAGGTGCTGCTGACCAGCATGGAAAGCCACCAGAAAAGCTTTGGCATTGAAGACGCCCAGGGCCAGTTGCTGCCGCATTTTCTGACGGTTCTCAACATCACCCCTGAGGACATGGATATTGTCAAACGCGGGTGGGAAAGAGTGCTGCGCGCCCGCCTCGACGACGCCCGTTTCTTCTGGCGCGCCGACCTGCGCGAAACCTTTGACCACTGGCTGCAAAAGCTTGATACGGTCATCTTCATCGGCGGCCTCGGCAGCATGGGCGACAAGACGCGCCGTCTTGAAGCGCTGTGCCAATGGCTGGCTGAAAAATGCGCCCCTGACCTCGCTTCCGACGCCGCGCGCGCCGGGCGGCTCTCCAAGGCCGACCTGGTCAGCGGGCTTGTGGGCGAATTTGATACGCTTCAGGGCATCATGGGCGGCATCTACGCCGGGCGCAAAGGCGAAAACGCCACTGTGGCCCAGGCCGTTGCCGAGCAGTACCTGCCCGCCGGGCCGGATTCCCCCCTGCCGGGCAGCATGGGCGGAGCACTTTTGTCACTGGCCGACAAGGCCGACACCCTCGCGGGCTGCTTCGGCCTTGGCATGATACCCACCGGCGCGGCAGACCCCAACGGCCTTCGCCGTTGCGCCTTGGGCATCATACGCATTGTGCTGGATTTCGGCCTGCCGCTGGACATGCGCCAGGTTTTCGCCAAAGCGCAGGAATTGTACGGCGACAGGCAGTGGAAACTGCCCCCTGCCGAAGCGCTCGACAAACTGATGGAATTTTTCGCCGCCCGGCTGCGCAACTATTTCATGAGTCAGGGGCAGGACACCCTGCTGGTTGACGCCGTGCTTGGCGCAGGTTCCGCACAGGTAAAAGAATGCGGCGCGCGCCTGACCGCCCTGGCGGCCTTCAGCCGTGAGGCTGGCTTTGCCGAGGCTGCCCAGACCTTCAAGCGCGTGGCCAACATCCTGCGCAAGCAGGGCCAGGCCGAGGAAATTCCCGCCCAATGGGCGGCGGATCTTTTGCAGGAAGATGCGGAAAAGGCCCTGGCCGCCACGCTGGATCAACTGCTGCCGAAGCTTGACCAGATGTGGACTGCGCAGGATCACGCTGGCGCACTGGCCTGCCTCAGCGAAGTGCGCCCTGCCGTGGACGCTTTTTTTGACGGCGTCATGGTCATGTGCGATGACCCGGCCCTGCGGCGCAACCGCCTGGCCATGCTGCAGGCCCTGGGTGGGCGTTTTGCCCGTCTGGCCGATTTTGCGGCCTTGCAAATGTAG
- a CDS encoding RodZ domain-containing protein, whose product MTLEELGAVLRAEREKRGLSIEDAANHLKIGARLLRALEAGDSASLPHLAYTKGFIRSYSAYVGLSAEEISAALSALEAENEEALIQQTPLPDVTLTPRRNFKPFLSVFVVLLLGIGVYLVWQHGALDVLTSQTRRQAQPAPMQSPDNAETPPLGTEARNLGREARQSGAAGQLAATATDSGPQAGRSAAPAASGAQRSETAGAQAPVPAATAATSGPATTPGTAATTGPAAASAATSAATTPQTPVTGPHKVIITATEECWVHSNADHTDTRQFSLRKGDTFALTFTKSLELKLGNAGGVRLRYDGEELPPVGASGQVRTLTFPPALP is encoded by the coding sequence ATGACCTTAGAGGAACTGGGCGCGGTCCTTCGCGCGGAGCGCGAAAAAAGGGGCCTCAGCATTGAAGATGCGGCCAACCATCTGAAGATAGGCGCACGCCTTTTGCGCGCGCTCGAGGCGGGTGACTCCGCTTCTTTGCCCCATCTGGCGTATACCAAGGGTTTCATTCGTTCCTACTCCGCATATGTGGGACTCTCAGCCGAAGAAATCAGCGCGGCCCTGTCCGCTCTGGAGGCTGAAAACGAAGAAGCTTTGATCCAGCAGACGCCCCTGCCGGACGTCACCCTGACTCCACGGCGCAATTTCAAACCCTTTTTGTCCGTCTTTGTCGTGCTGCTGCTGGGTATTGGCGTTTACCTGGTCTGGCAGCACGGCGCGCTGGATGTTTTGACCAGCCAGACGCGCCGCCAGGCGCAGCCCGCCCCCATGCAAAGCCCGGACAACGCGGAAACGCCGCCTCTGGGAACTGAGGCCCGCAATCTTGGCCGTGAGGCACGCCAGAGCGGCGCTGCCGGACAACTCGCCGCAACCGCCACAGACAGCGGGCCGCAGGCTGGCCGCTCCGCAGCGCCCGCCGCTTCCGGCGCGCAGCGTAGCGAAACCGCTGGCGCGCAGGCCCCCGTACCGGCGGCGACCGCCGCAACATCTGGCCCCGCCACAACGCCCGGCACTGCCGCAACCACTGGCCCCGCCGCCGCGTCAGCCGCCACATCGGCAGCCACAACGCCGCAGACGCCTGTGACTGGCCCCCACAAGGTCATCATTACGGCCACGGAGGAATGCTGGGTGCATTCCAATGCCGATCATACCGATACGAGGCAGTTTTCCCTGCGCAAGGGCGACACCTTTGCCCTTACGTTCACCAAGAGTCTGGAACTGAAGCTCGGCAATGCGGGCGGCGTGCGCCTGCGCTATGATGGCGAGGAGCTTCCCCCCGTGGGCGCAAGCGGTCAGGTGCGCACGCTGACCTTCCCTCCGGCGCTCCCATGA
- the speA gene encoding biosynthetic arginine decarboxylase has translation MAKNRALQQWRVEDSIELYGIRNWGAGYFDVSDAGEVVICPQGPKGPQVSIPEIISGLRDRGHDMPVLLRVENILDSRIANIHESFRKAIKNLGYTGAYRGVFPIKVNQQQQVVEKIAQFGAQYHHGLEVGSKAELIAAVSLMLDREACIICNGYKDEEFMDLGLQALRLGFNVFFVLEMPSELGVLLERSKVLGVRPNIGVRAKLAVKAGGHWTDSGGERSTFGLSPAQIVDVVDTLKAHDMLDCFKLLHYHLGSQVSNIRDIRTGVMEGTRLYAGLMEEGAPMGYLDLGGGLAVDYDGSHTNYISSRNYSLDEYCTDVVEAIMSTLDEANVPHPHIITESGRATVAYYSVLLFNVLDVSIVEEVQLPDVLPEGTPEPVQNLRETLANISLRNLQECYNDAIYYRDEMRQLFSMGRANLRERTLAERFFWAIIMRIAQEKTRLKNVPRDLADIDVSLADIYYGNFSVFQSLPDTWAIDQLFPVMPIHRLKEFPARHAIISDITCDSDGRIDQFIDPQGMKPTLELHPLRDGEEYYLGVFLVGAYQETLGDLHNLMGDTNVVSIRVADDGSYEYVREIRGDSVADILSYVEYDPRRILEDLRDTAEQAVRQGRISPSDRFSIMQAFEDGLRGYTYFER, from the coding sequence TTGGCAAAAAACCGCGCATTGCAGCAGTGGCGGGTGGAGGATTCCATCGAACTGTACGGTATCCGCAATTGGGGTGCCGGATATTTTGACGTTTCCGACGCGGGCGAAGTGGTTATTTGCCCGCAGGGTCCCAAGGGGCCGCAGGTTTCAATACCGGAGATCATCTCCGGCCTGCGGGACAGGGGCCACGACATGCCCGTGCTTTTGCGCGTGGAAAATATTTTGGACTCGCGCATAGCGAATATTCACGAGAGTTTCCGTAAGGCCATCAAGAATCTCGGCTATACCGGGGCCTATCGTGGCGTTTTTCCCATCAAGGTAAACCAGCAGCAGCAGGTGGTGGAAAAAATCGCCCAGTTCGGGGCGCAGTACCACCACGGGCTTGAGGTCGGCTCCAAGGCCGAACTTATCGCCGCCGTGTCGCTGATGCTGGACCGCGAGGCCTGCATTATCTGCAACGGTTACAAGGATGAGGAATTCATGGATCTGGGGCTTCAGGCTCTGCGCCTGGGCTTCAACGTCTTTTTCGTGCTCGAGATGCCCAGCGAACTCGGCGTGCTGCTTGAGCGCAGCAAGGTTCTTGGCGTGCGGCCCAACATCGGCGTGCGCGCCAAGCTGGCTGTAAAGGCTGGCGGGCACTGGACGGACTCCGGCGGCGAGCGCTCCACCTTCGGGCTTTCTCCTGCCCAGATCGTGGACGTGGTGGATACGCTCAAGGCGCACGACATGCTTGATTGCTTCAAGCTGCTGCACTATCACCTGGGTTCGCAGGTTTCCAACATCCGTGACATCCGTACAGGGGTTATGGAAGGCACGCGTCTTTACGCGGGCCTTATGGAAGAGGGCGCGCCCATGGGCTACCTTGACCTTGGCGGCGGCCTTGCCGTTGACTATGACGGCTCGCATACCAACTATATTTCTTCGCGCAACTACAGTCTGGACGAATACTGCACAGACGTGGTGGAAGCCATCATGAGCACCCTGGATGAGGCCAATGTGCCCCATCCGCATATTATCACCGAATCGGGACGCGCCACCGTGGCCTATTATTCGGTGCTGCTGTTCAACGTACTGGACGTGAGCATTGTCGAAGAGGTGCAACTGCCTGATGTTCTGCCCGAAGGCACGCCGGAACCCGTACAAAACCTGCGCGAAACGCTGGCCAACATCAGCCTGCGCAACTTGCAGGAGTGCTATAACGACGCCATCTACTATCGTGACGAGATGCGGCAGCTTTTCTCCATGGGCCGCGCGAACCTGCGTGAGCGGACGCTGGCCGAACGGTTTTTCTGGGCCATCATCATGCGTATCGCCCAGGAAAAAACCCGGCTCAAGAACGTGCCCCGCGATCTGGCCGATATTGACGTGAGCCTGGCCGACATCTACTACGGCAACTTCAGCGTGTTCCAGTCCTTGCCCGACACCTGGGCCATTGACCAGCTTTTCCCGGTCATGCCCATCCACAGGCTCAAGGAATTTCCGGCGCGGCACGCCATTATTTCGGACATTACCTGCGATTCGGACGGCCGCATCGATCAGTTCATTGACCCTCAGGGCATGAAGCCCACGCTGGAGCTGCACCCCCTGCGTGACGGCGAGGAATACTATCTTGGCGTGTTTCTTGTGGGCGCATATCAGGAAACCCTCGGCGACCTGCATAACCTCATGGGAGACACCAACGTCGTGTCCATCCGTGTGGCCGATGACGGAAGCTATGAGTATGTGCGCGAAATTCGTGGCGACTCTGTGGCGGACATTCTGAGCTATGTGGAATATGACCCGCGCCGCATCCTTGAGGACCTGCGCGACACTGCCGAGCAGGCCGTGCGCCAGGGCCGTATCTCGCCCAGCGACAGGTTCTCCATCATGCAGGCATTTGAAGACGGTTTGCGCGGCTATACCTATTTTGAAAGGTAG